From the Saccharomycodes ludwigii strain NBRC 1722 chromosome I, whole genome shotgun sequence genome, one window contains:
- the MUM3 gene encoding Mum3p (similar to Saccharomyces cerevisiae YOR298W | MUM3 | MUddled Meiosis), producing the protein MGSKIIFAILELIHLIPIIGKTIFNQLNKTYFYIQTTFIPYAYLLKVCLEQYFWNIVLQLSINNANVSIVITGDEYSAAIFKKHSEKEEEFKGITKKIFTTDYDTEGNAIFISNHRSIFDYLIINHIVQKNQQLECFSDFYSKIVKNGMVDETKFISWSSINSIPKLSTLFRTISRDENCKITPKRISEKIMKNNLSISTKNELTHRYNFVIFPEVNILTNEVKLIQNKICTQSNIKNFNNLLYPRFKNFCAILKLFRYYNKLKEETEKSNKDKKIILKEASVTKDILPSKNLNKTATSFSKWLYDITIVYYQPILVKKIDEEKDQSYYKLLQITPSFLQMISKSKENMPIIVRVNIQKKDITRLVKMKEKQWEKWLESEWKEKDKLIDIFETNIKLINE; encoded by the coding sequence ATGGGTtccaaaattatatttgcCATTTTAGAACTTATCCATTTAATACCCATCATTGGAAAAACTATCTTTAaccaattaaataaaacttaTTTTTACATACAAACTACTTTTATCCCGTATGCATATTTGCTAAAGGTTTGTTTAGAGCAATATTTTTGGAACATTGTTTTGCAATTATCCATTAATAATGCCAATGTTTCCATAGTAATTACTGGTGATGAATATTCAGCtgcaatttttaaaaaacatagtgaaaaagaagaggagTTTAAAGGaataactaaaaaaatatttaccaCTGACTATGATACTGAAGGTAATGCCATTTTTATAAGCAACCATAGGTCAATATTTGATTATCTGATTATAAATCATATTGTTCAAAAAAACCAGCAATTGGAGTGTTTTTCTGATTTTTATTCCAAAATAGTTAAAAATGGAATGGTTGATGAAACAAAGTTTATTTCTTGGAGCAGTATCAACAGTATACCGAAATTATCGACTCTATTTAGAACGATTTCCCGTGAtgaaaattgtaaaatcaCACCTAAAAGAATCagtgaaaaaataatgaaaaataatttatcaatatcCACAAAAAATGAACTAACTCATCGTTAcaattttgttatatttccCGAGGTTAATATCTTAACCAACGAGGTTAAATTAATTCAGAATAAAATATGTACACAGAgcaatattaaaaactttaataatttattatatccaaggtttaaaaatttttgtgcaatattaaaactattCAGGTACTATAACAAACTAAAAGAAGAAACtgaaaaaagtaataaggataaaaaaataatattgaaagAGGCATCTGTTACCAAAGATATTCTTCCatccaaaaatttaaataaaacagcAACAAGCTTTTCTAAATGGTTGTATGATATTACCattgtttattatcaaCCAATTctagttaaaaaaattgatgagGAAAAGGATCAAAGTTATTACAAATTACTGCAAATAACACCATCATTTTTACAAATGATATCAAAATCGAAAGAAAATATGCCGATTATTGTAAGAGTGaatatccaaaaaaaggatataaCTAGGTTAGTAAAAATGAAGGAAAAACAATGGGAAAAATGGTTAGAAAGCGAATGGAAAGAGAAGGATAAACTTATAGATATATTTGAAAccaatataaaattaattaatgaaTGA
- a CDS encoding uncharacterized protein (similar to Saccharomyces cerevisiae YHR006W | STP2 | protein with similarity to Stp1p (paralog of YDR463W | STP1)), protein MGYIHFDRVYVPQRNSVPLGLINKQFAKQKEQEQLKSGGVKQTKESTNTLETSTNSVNSDDSEKLDYLFDDFLKGVETVLNEKEGETSAASSLYNGNKTTGNTVDDNVFKNEFFQLEEFQLNNQVLLDILGKNVSTRVTGNNNNTELESLLSNPMFSLDEEMTWCDSLQQHHQQQQQQKKANVDTIANSIKSMETFVFNNHMDNTIPFPVFETKECERNDTVCDSFNLANSFSSNSNCTSPTSIESAIDLVALPTSASSNSNGNPFQCPHCVSNFKEKAYLTRHLKKHNPIKDYRCPYWTEDHQCHPTGDFSRKDTFRAHMKSVHFIYPSWLKKTEKDSSVGRCSGCFEKFENNKNWLVNHIEPGKCGAMIRKEIGSGRKLRKKAELYRKLKSGFYKKKYKKNRGSNDKLLGN, encoded by the coding sequence ATGGGTTATATCCACTTCGATAGAGTTTATGTTCCACAACGAAACTCAGTTCCATTAGGTTTAATCAATAAGCAATTTgccaaacaaaaagaacaagaacaacTAAAGTCTGGAGGTGTGaaacaaacaaaagaatCGACAAATACACTAGAAACATCTACCAATTCTGTTAACTCTGATGATTCTGAAAAAttagattatttatttgatgattttttaaaagggGTTGAGACTGTGTTGAACGAAAAAGAAGGTGAGACAAGTGCCGCTTCTTCATTGTACAATGGTAACAAAACTACTGGAAACACTGTCGAtgataatgtttttaaaaatgagtTTTTCCAGTTAGAGGAGTTTCAACTGAATAATCAGGTTTTGCTAGATATTCTGGGGAAAAATGTGTCAACTAGAGTAACtggtaacaataataatactgaaCTTGAATCTTTACTCTCCAATCCTATGTTTTCTTTAGATGAAGAAATGACTTGGTGTGATTCTTTGCAACAACAccaccaacaacaacaacaacaaaaaaaggctAATGTAGATACCATTGCCAATAGTATCAAAAGTATGGAAACATTTGTCTTTAATAATCATATGGATAATACAATACCTTTCCCAGTATTTGAAACAAAGGAATGTGAAAGGAATGATACTGTTTGtgattcttttaatttggcCAACTCATTTAGTTCCAATAGTAATTGTACTTCACCTACATCTATAGAATCTGCAATAGATTTAGTAGCATTGCCAACATCTGCTAGTTCCAATTCTAATGGCAACCCATTTCAATGTCCACACTGCGTTTCAAACTTTAAAGAGAAAGCATATTTAACGCGccatttaaaaaagcaTAACCCTATTAAAGATTATCGTTGTCCATATTGGACCGAAGATCACCAGTGTCATCCAACTGGCGATTTTAGTAGAAAGGATACATTTAGAGCACATATGAAATCTGTCCATTTCATATACCCAAGTTGGTTGAAGAAAACCGAGAAAGATTCAAGTGTTGGAAGGTGTTCAGGCTGCTTTGAaaagtttgaaaataataaaaattggttGGTTAATCATATCGAACCTGGTAAATGCGGTGCAATGATTCGTAAAGAGATTGGAAGTGGCAGAAagttaagaaaaaaggCTGAATTATAtagaaaattgaaaagtgGTTTTTATAAGAAGAagtataaaaagaataggGGCTCTAATGATAAATTACTTGGAAATTGA
- the RNA1 gene encoding GTPase-activating protein RNA1 (similar to Saccharomyces cerevisiae YMR235C | RNA1 | rapid cessation of net RNA accumulation) — translation MASLDFTPVHEDDEVYSITGKALKLTTAENIKPYIDDLLKLKKVTKIDFSGNTIGIEASKSLADAISHHSSIYENVIEVNFADLYTSRLVDEVVESLKYLLSTSGGLLKCSKLEILNLSDNALGLRTIDILEKFIANAIQLKHLILSNNGMGPFAGERIGKALYTLAQNKKKQNKPMLETFICGRNRLENGSAVYLALGLKSHGDGLRCVKLYQNGIRPRGIATLLKYGLKYNSKLEILDLQDNTFTSTASLILAETLPVWKHSLRELNVNDCLLKTPGCDAVLKVFSQVEFVNLAKLKLQYNEMAHETLVNELIPALKNKKLPSLNLLELNGNRLLEDSDDLDELANVFGGEIDDLDDLEELDSEDEDEEDADEDNEEELEDIDTNELEKALDENEISKLTEALEDVHI, via the coding sequence ATGGCAAGTCTAGATTTTACTCCAGTTCAcgaagatgatgaagttTATTCCATCACAGGTAAAGCTTTGAAGTTAACAACCgcagaaaatattaaaccGTATATTGACGACCTATtgaaactaaaaaaagttacaaaGATTGATTTCTCAGGTAATACAATTGGTATAGAAGCATCTAAAAGTTTAGCTGATGCAATCTCTCATCACAGCTCAATCTATGAAAATGTTATTGAAGTTAATTTCGCTGATTTATATACATCAAGATTAGTAGACGAAGTTGTGGaaagtttaaaatatttattatcaactTCTGGTGGTCTATTGAAATGTTCTAAGCTAGAAATTCTTAACTTGTCAGATAATGCACTTGGTTTAAGAACTATCGATATCttggaaaaatttattgCCAATGCCATtcaattaaaacatttgatTTTAAGTAATAACGGGATGGGCCCATTTGCTGGTGAAAGAATTGGGAAAGCCTTGTATACTTTAGctcaaaacaaaaagaaacaaaataaaccaaTGTTAGAAACCTTTATTTGTGGTAGAAACAGATTGGAAAATGGCTCTGCCGTTTATTTAGCATTAGGTTTGAAAAGCCATGGAGATGGTTTACGTTGCGTTAAATTATATCAAAATGGTATTAGACCAAGGGGTATTGCCACCTTATTAAAGTAtggtttaaaatataattctaAATTAGAAATTTTAGATCTTCAAGACAACACTTTTACCTCAACTGCATCTTTAATTCTCGCTGAAACTTTACCTGTCTGGAAACATTCTTTAAGGGAATTGAATGTTAATGATTGTTTGTTGAAAACACCCGGGTGTGATGCTGTTTTGAAAGTTTTCTCTCAAGTCGAGTTTGTCAATTTGGCCAAATTGAAATTACAGTACAATGAAATGGCCCATGAAACCTTAGTTAATGAGTTGATACCtgcattgaaaaataaaaaattacctAGTTTGAACCTGTTAGAATTAAATGGTAATAGATTATTGGAGGATAGTGATGATTTGGATGAGTTGGCTAATGTATTTGGTGGTGAAATAGATGATTTAGATGATTTGGAAGAACTTGATagtgaagatgaagatgaagaagatgcAGATGAAGATAATGAGGAAGAATTGGAAGATATAGACACTAATGAATTAGAAAAGGCATTAGATGAGAACGAGATTAGTAAATTAACTGAAGCATTAGAAGATGTccatatttaa
- the TAF9 gene encoding chromatin modification protein (similar to Saccharomyces cerevisiae YMR236W | TAF9 | TATA binding protein-Associated Factor), translating into MSEDNIGSNQEHLQKEINNSVNKDALKKQEQVQPIVTIDNKPKSAAIEDNFQKPEQKEEQISNSKEESKENFNEEPKEERKVNYNEKPKEELKENLDEKSKEKLKEDSKEKLKDDQKEESKENIKDDLKEEPKEELKEESKADSKEKLKEDSKEDSEEETKKKASEENVEIEKTEEQNHIAIDKEKDNEGKLRNEPLDSKQEKIRHEEPVKEVSTGEPKNGDATISSNNIVTQERTQAIDGKKVSKDENSKNTITTAATDDKALNKGEIEPQQRPPISTGPNIYTTSTILNENNSPRDVRLLHLLLASQSIHRYEDTVPLQLMDFAYRYTRNILKDAVVYNDYANVNNGSLTVEDIRLSIAARTQYQFKPTAAPKELLLQLAQDRNKKSLPKVPNSWGIRLPPEKYCLTGGSINWDKVSDKNINKEKN; encoded by the coding sequence ATGTCCGAGGATAATATTGGTTCTAATCAAGAACATCTTCAAAAGGAGATCAACAATTCCGTGAATAAAGatgctttaaaaaaacaagaacaagTACAACCTATTGTAACGATTGACAATAAACCAAAATCCGCTGCTATTGAAgataattttcaaaaaccggaacaaaaagaagaacaaaTAAGTAATTCAAAGGAGGAATCGAAAGAGAACTTTAATGAAGAGCCAAAAGAGGAACGGAAAGTGAATTATAACGAGAAGCCAAAAGAGGAATTGAAGGAGAACCTTGATGAAAAATCGAAAGAGAAACTGAAGGAGGATTCAAAAGAGAAACTTAAGGACGATCAAAAAGAGGAGTCAAAAGAGAATATTAAAGACGATCTAAAAGAGGAGCCAAAAGAGGAACTTAAAGAGGAATCAAAAGCGgattcaaaagaaaaacttaAAGAGGATTCAAAGGAGGACTCGGAAGAAGAAACGAAAAAGAAAGCAAGTGAAGAAAATGttgaaatagaaaaaacaGAAGAGCAAAACCACATTGCAATTGATAAGGAGAAAGACAACGAAGGGAAATTAAGAAATGAGCCATTAGATTCTAAGCAGGAAAAAATCAGGCATGAGGAACCAGTGAAGGAAGTCAGTACAGGAGAACCTAAAAATGGTGATGCTACTATTtctagtaataatattgttacaCAAGAAAGGACACAAGCTATTGATGGGAAAAAAGTCAGCAAAGATGaaaatagcaaaaataCAATTACTACTGCTGCCACAGATGATAAAGCATTAAACAAAGGAGAAATTGAGCCACAACAACGACCACCTATATCAACAGGTCCTAATATATACACCACCTCGACTATACTAAATGAAAACAATAGTCCGAGAGATGTACGGTTACtacatttattattagcatcCCAATCTATTCATAGATATGAAGACACAGTTCCATTGCAATTAATGGATTTTGCGTATAGATATActagaaatattttaaaagacGCTGTTGTTTATAATGATTATGCAAATGTCAATAATGGTAGTTTAACTGTAGAGGATATAAGATTATCTATTGCCGCTAGAACTCAATATCAGTTTAAACCGACAGCTGCTCCAAAGGAGTTACTATTACAATTAGCTCAagatagaaataaaaaaagcttaCCTAAAGTTCCTAATTCGTGGGGAATCAGATTACCACCTGAAAAGTACTGTTTAACTGGTGGTAGCATCAATTGGGATAAAGTTAgcgataaaaatataaataaagaaaagaacTGA
- the MBF1 gene encoding multiprotein-bridging factor 1 (similar to Saccharomyces cerevisiae YOR298C-A | MBF1 | Multiprotein Bridging Factor), whose translation MSDWENVTVIGKKARAGGSGPRQTVAKTQSQINAARRSGMVLSVDKKYAVGNKRGDSEGQRLTKVDRDDDIIVPKKLDANVGKVIARSRTDKKLSQKDLATKINEKPTVINDYEAGRAIPNQQVLGKLERVLGVKLRGKNIGEPLGGPKK comes from the coding sequence atgTCCGACTGGGAAAACGTTACTGTTATTGGTAAAAAAGCTAGAGCTGGTGGTAGTGGTCCACGTCAAACAGTTGCTAAAACACAATCACAGATCAATGCTGCCAGAAGATCTGGTATGGTTTTAAGTGTCGATAAAAAGTATGCAGTTGGTAATAAACGTGGTGATTCTGAAGGTCAGAGGTTAACTAAAGTGGATAGAGATGATGATATCATTGTTCCAAAAAAGTTGGATGCTAATGTGGGCAAAGTTATCGCTAGATCTAGAACTGACAAAAAACTAAGTCAAAAAGATTTAGCTACCAAGATTAATGAAAAACCAACTGTCATTAATGACTATGAAGCTGGTAGAGCTATTCCAAACCAACAGGTCTTGGGCAAATTAGAAAGAGTCTTGGGTGTTAAATTAAGAGGTAAAAATATAGGCGAGCCTTTAGGTGGCCCAAAGAAATAA
- the DFG5 gene encoding putative mannan endo-1,6-alpha-mannosidase (similar to Saccharomyces cerevisiae YMR238W | DFG5 | Defective for Filamentous Growth), producing the protein MRISTTKLTPFFLFHLFLFPLHVFSIDLDESSKSSICNATALIIDGMLDYYEGERYGGTVGMFQSPYYWWQAGEAFGGMIENWYLCENNTFESLIQDAIIHQAGDSYDFMTENQTMVEGNDDQGIWGLTVMTATERNFTAPDNSSGSSSIPGYLAMAQGVYNTMYSRWDADTCGGGLRWQIFTWNNGYSYKNTIANGCLFNLAARLGRYTGNTTYLDVAAKVFDWLVDVGFVTLSSDSKVYDGAMIDTNCSNITETEWTYNYGIILAGAAYMYNATNGSSVWETNVGYLLDGASKTFFVNDTMYEQACQSSGTCNNDQRSFKSLFSRLLSYTSVMAPFTTDTINTLIETSARGAAESCSGGYDEHTCGLDWTLGKNDAVYGLGEQMCALEIIQGLLIHDRPAPYTADNGGSSKGDVNAGLGSDSDTVASLLQNTLSISQKDRIGASIITAIVLVVLIGGGIWMLF; encoded by the coding sequence ATGAGAATAAGCACAACAAAATTGacaccattttttttattccacCTGTTTTTATTCCCACTACATGTCTTTTCTATTGATTTAGATGAAAGTTCAAAAAGTTCTATTTGTAATGCAACAGCACTAATAATAGACGGTATGCTAGATTATTATGAGGGGGAAAGATATGGTGGCACAGTAGGGATGTTTCAATCACCATACTATTGGTGGCAAGCAGGCGAAGCCTTTGGAGGTATGATTGAAAACTGGTACTTATGCGAAAACAATACTTTTGAATCATTAATTCAAGACGCAATTATTCATCAGGCTGGTGATAGCTATGATTTTATGACTGAAAATCAAACTATGGTTGAAGGTAATGATGATCAAGGTATTTGGGGATTAACAGTTATGACTGCTACTGAAAGAAATTTCACAGCACCAGATAATTCTAGCGGGAGCTCTAGTATTCCAGGATACTTGGCAATGGCACAGGGTGTTTACAATACAATGTACAGTAGATGGGATGCAGATACTTGCGGCGGTGGTCTTAGATGGCAAATTTTCACTTGGAATAATGGATATTcttataaaaataccatTGCAAATGGTTGCTTGTTCAATTTAGCAGCTAGATTGGGCAGATATACGGGTAACACTACCTACTTAGATGTAGCTGCTAAAGTGTTTGACTGGTTGGTTGATGTTGGGTTTGTCACTTTAAGCAGCGATAGTAAAGTTTACGATGGTGCTATGATTGATACCAATTGTAGTAATATTACCGAGACTGAATGGACATATAATTATGGGATTATCCTTGCAGGTGCGGCATATATGTATAATGCTACAAATGGTTCAAGTGTTTGGGAAACAAATGTGGGTTATTTGCTGGATGGTGCATCgaaaacattttttgtGAACGACACGATGTACGAACAAGCATGTCAATCGAGTGGCACATGCAATAATGATCAAAGGAGCTTTAAAAGTTTGTTCAGTAGATTATTGTCGTATACTAGTGTCATGGCGCCATTTACAACAGATACCATAAACACATTAATAGAAACATCAGCAAGAGGGGCAGCGGAATCATGTTCTGGTGGATATGATGAGCACACCTGTGGTTTAGACTGGACACTAGGTAAAAATGATGCGGTTTATGGTCTTGGTGAACAAATGTGTGCATTAGAAATAATACAAGGGCTATTAATTCACGATAGACCAGCACCATATACAGCAGATAATGGTGGTAGTTCTAAGGGGGATGTTAATGCTGGTTTGGGTAGTGATTCAGATACCGTCGCCTCATTATTACAAAACACATTAAGTATTAGTCAAAAGGATCGTATAGGAGCATCTATTATAACAGCTATAGTATTAGTTGTTTTAATAGGAGGTGGGATATGGATGTTGTTTTAG
- a CDS encoding uncharacterized protein (similar to Saccharomyces cerevisiae YMR237W | BCH1 | Bud7 and Chs6 Homolog (paralog of YOR299W | BUD7)) has translation MILTQGSIPEVRESSIGQALKERHSRLSTFSNNLGPADLISIHKYIPASGTSATRDTSSISNSNNTNNNGSNGNATQSVINYRISSESSMPHHQQIAKKLELGTYLYCSGVDTSDPNSIAVFCKSIQDAIEEKPQLWFGKNRNFKISEITYSSWNTFSSCDVNVVVHFPGTLQTYLTTATDGDISLDTDEESSGTHASIWLETFVCTVVRSFIQMLDNRNEGEINNVVETIILNPLMMGEITDVAELFISKGFPLCYTRGSFLGSPIGIVNTSNINNYLVETFVKITKLSHNADLAIDVLRKMLPEYPELSVVLSRIYFENDFEIDAFKLLHSELLKSDDVLPYKSDLLCVEAEYLFELKSDYTLALQVSQNAVKYGPSEFRTWYWLVKSYIALNDVKNALLALNSSPMTLNKEKYNFKRCCSINSPPVDSSTTNNSKDNDNKNSALHLPLPVDVILDEVTGLNSQDVINEHKSADPILLNLPASSLQATFQLAYGLLAEIGKKTGWENLLKLRAENFVMEEEFTNNKNKTIRDKRLCERWLDNLFMLLYQDMKQYTMWQAEQLHFEATNTEYHKTTFEWELLGLCATRLKHDKEASEAFQYGLQQRFSATSCRKLLQYYVAERTKLKKNYQLSSQQILTTLNTIDNLIIDLVVKICCWNHRWYGDFSLLLLESLNDTLSDMGLTKVCNEVDSRYPESVTKLFKSQLLQFFEKHTKDQFDM, from the coding sequence aTGATTCTTACACAAGGCTCTATTCCAGAAGTTAGGGAGTCTTCAATTGGTCAAGCCTTAAAAGAACGTCATTCCAGATTAAGtactttttctaataacTTAGGACCAGCAGATTTGATCAGCATTCATAAATATATTCCAGCTTCCGGGACATCAGCAACTCGTGATACTTCATCTATTagcaatagtaataacaccaataataatggcagTAATGGTAATGCAACACAAAGTGTAATTAATTATCGTATAAGCTCAGAGTCTAGTATGCCACATCATCAACAAATTGCCAAGAAATTGGAATTAGGCacatatttatattgttcCGGGGTGGATACTTCAGACCCAAATTCAATTGCtgttttttgtaaatcCATTCAAGATGCCATTGAAGAAAAACCTCAATTATGGTTtggtaaaaatagaaattttaaaatcagTGAAATTACCTATTCCAGCTGGAATACCTTCTCCTCTTGCGATGTTAATGTTGTTGTCCATTTCCCTGGAACATTACAAACATATTTGACTACAGCTACTGATGGGGATATTTCATTGGACACTGATGAGGAATCTTCTGGTACCCATGCTTCCATTTGGTTGGAGACATTTGTTTGTACCGTGGTCAGAAGTTTTATACAAATGCTAGATAACCGTAACGAAGGCGAGATTAACAATGTTGTAGAAACTATTATTCTAAATCCTCTGATGATGGGCGAGATTACTGATGTTGctgaattatttatatctaaAGGCTTCCCATTATGCTATACAAGAGGTTCTTTTTTGGGTAGCCCAATTGGTATTGTGAACACTTCaaacattaataattacCTTGTTGAAACATTTGTTAAAATCACAAAACTGAGTCACAATGCCGATTTAGCAATTGATGTTTTGCGTAAGATGTTACCTGAATATCCAGAATTAAGTGTTGTATTATCtcgtatttattttgagaACGACTTTGAAATCGATGCTTTCAAGTTATTGCACAGTGAACTCTTGAAATCAGATGATGTGTTACCTTATAAAAGTGACCTTTTATGCGTTGAAGCTGAATACCTATTTGAACTAAAAAGTGATTACACCTTGGCGTTACAGGTTAGTCAAAATGCAGTAAAATATGGTCCTAGCGAATTTAGGACTTGGTATTGGCTAGTTAAAAGTTATATTGCGTTGAATGATGTTAAGAATGCGCTATTGGCCTTGAATAGTAGTCCAATGACACTaaataaggaaaaatataattttaagaGATGTTGTTCGATAAATAGTCCCCCCGTTGACAGTTCTACTACCAACAATAGCaaagataatgataataaaaactctGCTTTGCATTTACCGTTACCAGTTGATGTTATATTAGATGAGGTTACTGGTTTAAATTCACAGGATGTAATTAATGAGCACAAAAGCGCGGATCCAATCTTATTAAATTTACCGGCATCATCATTACAGGCAACTTTCCAGCTGGCTTATGGGCTGTTGGCCGAGATTGGTAAAAAAACAGGATGGGagaatttattaaagttaaGGGCCGAAAATTTTGTGATGGAAGAAGAatttaccaataataagaataaaacaattaGAGATAAGAGATTATGCGAAAGATGGTTAGATAATTTGTTTATGTTATTATATCAAGATATGAAACAATATACCATGTGGCAAGCTGAGCAATTGCATTTTGAAGCTACCAATACTGAATATCACAAAACGACTTTTGAATGGGAATTGTTAGGGTTATGCGCTACAAGATTGAAACATGACAAAGAGGCATCTGAAGCTTTCCAATACGGTTTACAGCAAAGGTTTAGTGCCACTAGTTGTAGGAAGTTGTTGCAATACTATGTTGCTGAAAGAActaagttaaaaaaaaattaccaatTGTCTTCACAACAAATTCTAACTACCTTGAACACCattgataatttaataattgacTTGGTGGTGAAAATCTGTTGTTGGAATCACAGATGGTATGGTGACTTTagcttattattattagaaagtTTAAATGATACACTCAGCGATATGGGATTAACTAAGGTTTGTAATGAAGTAGATAGTAGATACCCTGAATCAGTTACCAAATTGTTCAAAAGTCAATTATtgcaattttttgaaaaacataCCAAAGATCAATTTGATATGtga